The following are encoded in a window of Haliaeetus albicilla chromosome 1, bHalAlb1.1, whole genome shotgun sequence genomic DNA:
- the SMIM19 gene encoding small integral membrane protein 19 isoform X4 encodes MAAAAGGAGGGGGGSAALGDSGAIDYSVHEAWNEATNVYLLVVLASLALLVYARRNKRRIMRIFTLPPAAETPPEPNFYDSMKKIRLRQQLEMYSIAVEMNLMLKLKRAGSV; translated from the exons atggcggcggcggccgggggggcaggcggcggcggcggcggctcggcggCTCTGGGCGACAGCGGCGCCATCGACTACTCGGTGCACGAGGCGTGGAACGAGGCCACCAACGtctacctgctggtggtgctggcCAGCCTCGCCCTCCTCGTCTACGCCCGGCG GAACAAGAGGAGGATCATGCGCATCTTCACCCTGCCCCCAGCCGCCGAGACGCCGCCCGAGCCCAACTTCTACGACAGCATGAAGAAGATCCGCCTGCGGCAACAGCTGGAGATGTACTCCATCG CTGTCGAAATGAATCTGATGTTGAAGTTAAAAAGAGCTGGGAGTGTCTGA
- the POMK gene encoding protein O-mannose kinase: MEKKPHFLRREFPPREVSSVSLALLLAAVLLLNALLYLNLNKFYTSSGHAETDPSLCAFGYFRLGAVKNCSPWLSCEAINREVRKLKRVGEGAVKKVFLSEWKENKVVLSQLTNSELKEDFLHGLKMLKALQSKHVVRLLGYCEQQFTILTEYHPLGSLRGLNETLHIPKYKGMNTWHRRLMLAIDYVSIIRYLHSSPLGTLVMCDSNDLDKVLSQYLLTSDFHILVNDLDALPLVSRSAGRLVKCGHRELRGEFVAPEQRWPYGEEVPFEDDLMPPYDEKTDIWKIPDVSNFLLGHVEGSDIVRLHLFDIHAACKKKDPAERPSAQEVLDTYRKVLTLLIREAAMPGTREML; this comes from the exons ATGGAAAAGAAACCGCACTTCCTTAGGAGGGAGTTTCCTCCCAGGGAGGTGTCATCCGTCTCGTTGGCGTTACTGCTTGCAGCCGTCCTGCTCCTGAATGCCCTTCTCTACCTGAACCTCAACAAGTTTTACACCTCTTCGGGACATGCCGAAACGGACCCCAGCCTCTGCGCTTTCGGGTACTTCAGATTGGGAGCGGTGAAGAATTGTTCCCCGTGGCTCTCCTGCGAAGCCATAAATAGGGAAGTCAGGAAACTCAAGCGTGTTGGTGAAGGCGCTGTGAAAAAG GTCTTCCTTTCTgagtggaaggaaaacaaagtggtCCTTTCACAGCTCACCAActcagagctgaaggaggactTTCTCCACGGACTGAAGATGCTGAAAGCACTTCAGAGCAAGCACGTTGTCCGGCTGCTTGGCTACTGTGAGCAGCAGTTCACAATCCTCACTGAGTACCATCCTCTAGGCTCCCTGAGGGGCCTGAATGAAACTCTCCACATTCCAAAGTACAAGGGCATGAACACCTGGCATCGCAGGTTGATGCTTGCTATAGACTATGTGAGCATCATTCGGTACCTGCACAGCAGCCCTCTGGGCACCTTAGTGATGTGCGACTCGAATGACCTGGACAAGGTGCTCTCTCAGTATCTCCTAACAAGTGACTTTCACATCCTGGTGAATGATCTGGACGCTTTGCCTCTTGTGAGCAGGAGTGCCGGCAGGCTGGTGAAGTGTGGTCATCGGGAGCTCCGAGGCGAGTTTGTAGCTCCTGAGCAGCGTTGGCCTTATGGAGAAGAGGTGCCATTCGAGGATGACCTCATGCCTCCCTATGACGAGAAGACAGACATCTGGAAAATCCCAGATGTCTCCAATTTTTTGTTGGGCCACGTTGAAGGAAGTGACATTGTGCGACTGCATTTGTTTGACATCCATGCAGCATGTAAGAAGAAGGACCCGGCTGAAAGGCCTTCTGCCCAAGAGGTCTTAGACACCTACAGGAAAGTTTTAACTCTGCTTATTCGGGAGGCAGCCATGCCTGGTACTAGGGAAATGTTATAG
- the SMIM19 gene encoding small integral membrane protein 19 isoform X2 has translation MAAAAGGAGGGGGGSAALGDSGAIDYSVHEAWNEATNVYLLVVLASLALLVYARRNKRRIMRIFTLPPAAETPPEPNFYDSMKKIRLRQQLEMYSIGARVAGLRREERGSGCAVLF, from the exons atggcggcggcggccgggggggcaggcggcggcggcggcggctcggcggCTCTGGGCGACAGCGGCGCCATCGACTACTCGGTGCACGAGGCGTGGAACGAGGCCACCAACGtctacctgctggtggtgctggcCAGCCTCGCCCTCCTCGTCTACGCCCGGCG GAACAAGAGGAGGATCATGCGCATCTTCACCCTGCCCCCAGCCGCCGAGACGCCGCCCGAGCCCAACTTCTACGACAGCATGAAGAAGATCCGCCTGCGGCAACAGCTGGAGATGTACTCCATCG GAGCGCGGGTCGCGGGATTGAGGCGCGAGGAACGAGGGAGCGGCTGTGCGGTTCTCTTCTAG